One Pseudomonas fluorescens genomic region harbors:
- the panB gene encoding 3-methyl-2-oxobutanoate hydroxymethyltransferase: MPAITLTTLQSLKQKGEKITMLTCYDATFAHACNEAGVEVLLVGDSLGMVLQGHDSTLPVTTAEMAYHTACVKRGNTDALILADLPFMANATLEQTMINSAMLMQAGAHMVKVEGQLWLADSIRLLAERGVPVCAHMGLTPQAVNLLGGYKVQGRNENQARQMRADAISLEQAGAAMLLLECVPSELAAEITQAVKIPVIGIGAGNATDGQVLVLHDMLGLSITGRVPKFVKNFMHGQDSVQSALKAYVNEVKATTFPGVEHGFSA, translated from the coding sequence ATGCCAGCCATCACCCTGACCACGCTCCAGAGCCTCAAGCAGAAAGGTGAAAAGATCACCATGCTGACCTGCTATGACGCGACTTTCGCTCACGCCTGCAACGAGGCCGGGGTCGAAGTGCTGCTGGTGGGCGACTCCCTCGGCATGGTGCTGCAAGGTCACGACAGCACGCTGCCGGTGACCACCGCAGAAATGGCCTATCACACCGCGTGCGTCAAACGCGGCAACACCGACGCCCTGATCCTGGCCGACCTGCCGTTCATGGCCAACGCCACCCTTGAACAAACCATGATCAACAGCGCCATGCTGATGCAGGCCGGTGCGCACATGGTCAAAGTCGAAGGTCAACTATGGCTGGCGGACTCGATCCGTCTGCTCGCCGAGCGCGGTGTACCGGTCTGTGCGCACATGGGCCTGACCCCGCAAGCGGTGAACCTGCTCGGCGGCTATAAAGTGCAAGGCCGCAACGAAAACCAGGCGCGGCAGATGCGTGCCGATGCGATCTCGCTGGAGCAGGCTGGCGCCGCCATGCTGCTGCTCGAATGCGTGCCGAGTGAATTGGCCGCGGAAATCACCCAAGCGGTGAAAATTCCGGTCATCGGCATCGGCGCCGGTAACGCCACCGACGGCCAGGTACTGGTGCTGCACGACATGCTCGGGCTGTCGATCACCGGCCGCGTGCCGAAATTCGTCAAGAATTTCATGCACGGGCAGGACAGCGTCCAGTCCGCGTTGAAGGCTTACGTCAACGAAGTCAAAGCCACCACGTTCCCAGGCGTCGAACACGGATTCTCTGCATGA
- the acs gene encoding acetate--CoA ligase, with protein MFDISTFPKADAVRRAAQLSQDDYRRLYRESIEHPDTFWAEQATRFLEWSTPWQTVQRCDLKTGEAAWFAGGKLNVSYNCIDRHLGQRGDQTALLWEGDDPAESAQITYRKLHHHVCRLANVLKSRGVKKGDRVCIYMPMIPEAAYAMLACARIGAIHSVVFGGFSPDSLRDRILDADCRTVITADEGVRGGKFVPLKHNVDKALQSCPDVSTVVVVERTQGDVDWVEGRDLWYHQAVRDVSDECPPEPMDAEDPLFILYTSGSTGKPKGVLHTTGGYLLQAAMTFKYVLDYRDGEVFWCTADVGWVTGHSYIVYGPLANGAITLMFEGVPSYPNSSRFWQVIDKHQVNIFYTAPTALRALMREGAEPLKETSRASLRLLGSVGEPINPEAWEWYFNVVGEQRCPIVDTWWQTETGGIMLSPLVSAQRIKPGCATQPMFGVQPVLLDEQGNEIQGAGSGVLAIKSSWPAQIRSVYGDPQRMVDTYFKPYAGYYFTGDGARRDEDGDYWITGRIDDVINVSGHRIGTAEVESALVLHDSIAEAAVVGYPHDVKGQGIYAFVTPMNGAQASDELKQTLLAHVSKEIGSFAKPDLIQWAPALPKTRSGKIMRRILRKIACNELDSLGDTSTLADPSVVQGLIDTRLNQ; from the coding sequence ATGTTCGATATCAGCACGTTCCCCAAAGCCGATGCCGTGCGCCGGGCTGCGCAATTGAGTCAGGACGACTATCGGCGCCTGTATCGCGAATCTATTGAACACCCCGACACCTTCTGGGCCGAGCAGGCCACGCGCTTCCTTGAATGGAGCACACCGTGGCAGACCGTTCAGCGCTGTGATCTGAAAACCGGCGAAGCCGCCTGGTTTGCCGGCGGTAAACTCAACGTCAGCTACAACTGCATTGACCGCCACCTCGGACAACGTGGCGACCAGACCGCCCTGCTCTGGGAAGGCGACGACCCGGCCGAGTCGGCGCAAATCACTTACCGAAAACTGCATCACCACGTCTGCCGCCTGGCCAACGTGCTGAAAAGCCGTGGTGTGAAGAAAGGCGACCGCGTCTGCATCTATATGCCAATGATCCCCGAGGCCGCTTACGCGATGCTCGCCTGCGCACGGATCGGCGCGATTCATTCGGTGGTGTTCGGCGGTTTTTCCCCGGATTCCCTGCGCGACCGCATTCTCGATGCCGACTGCCGCACCGTGATTACCGCCGACGAAGGCGTGCGCGGCGGTAAATTCGTCCCGCTGAAACACAATGTCGACAAAGCCCTGCAGAGTTGCCCGGACGTCAGCACCGTCGTGGTGGTCGAGCGCACCCAAGGCGATGTCGACTGGGTCGAGGGCCGCGACCTCTGGTATCACCAGGCCGTGCGCGACGTCAGCGACGAATGCCCGCCGGAACCGATGGATGCCGAAGACCCGCTGTTCATCCTCTACACCTCCGGCAGCACCGGCAAACCCAAAGGTGTGCTGCACACCACCGGCGGCTACCTGCTGCAAGCGGCGATGACTTTCAAATACGTACTCGATTACCGTGATGGCGAAGTCTTCTGGTGCACCGCCGATGTCGGTTGGGTGACCGGCCACAGTTACATTGTCTACGGGCCGCTGGCCAATGGTGCGATTACGTTGATGTTCGAAGGCGTGCCGAGTTATCCGAACAGTTCGCGCTTCTGGCAAGTCATCGACAAACACCAGGTCAACATTTTCTACACCGCCCCCACCGCTCTGCGCGCGCTGATGCGCGAAGGCGCCGAACCGTTGAAGGAAACGTCGCGCGCGAGTCTCAGATTACTCGGCAGCGTCGGTGAGCCGATCAACCCGGAAGCGTGGGAATGGTATTTCAACGTCGTCGGCGAACAGCGTTGCCCGATTGTCGATACCTGGTGGCAGACCGAAACCGGCGGCATCATGCTCAGCCCGCTGGTCAGTGCACAACGGATCAAACCGGGCTGCGCCACACAGCCGATGTTCGGCGTGCAACCGGTGTTGCTCGATGAGCAGGGCAACGAAATCCAAGGTGCCGGCAGCGGCGTGCTGGCGATCAAATCCAGTTGGCCTGCGCAAATCCGCAGTGTTTACGGCGACCCGCAGCGGATGGTGGACACTTATTTCAAACCCTACGCCGGTTACTACTTCACTGGCGACGGCGCGCGCCGGGATGAGGACGGCGATTACTGGATCACCGGGCGCATCGACGACGTGATCAACGTGTCCGGGCACCGCATCGGCACCGCCGAAGTGGAGAGCGCGCTGGTGCTGCACGACAGCATCGCCGAAGCTGCCGTGGTTGGTTATCCACACGACGTCAAAGGTCAGGGCATCTACGCATTTGTCACGCCAATGAACGGCGCCCAAGCCAGTGATGAGCTGAAGCAGACGCTGCTGGCCCACGTCAGCAAGGAAATCGGCAGTTTCGCCAAACCCGACCTGATCCAGTGGGCGCCGGCCTTGCCGAAAACCCGCTCGGGCAAGATCATGCGGCGCATTCTGCGCAAGATCGCCTGCAACGAACTCGACAGTCTCGGCGACACCTCGACCCTGGCCGACCCGAGCGTCGTGCAAGGCCTGATCGACACGCGCCTCAACCAGTAA
- the pgi gene encoding glucose-6-phosphate isomerase: MAYYLTPHDVTALPAWQALKDHRQAMQDFSMREAFNADPQRFNQFTLSSCGLFLDYSKNLINAETRNLLVGLANEVDLKGAIKALFDGEIVNASEGRPALHTALRRPVGDKLSVNGVNVMPEVHKVLNQITDLVGRIHDGLWRGYTEKPITDVVNIGIGGSFLGPELVSEALLSYAQKGVRCHYLANIDGSEFHELTQKLRAETTLFIVSSKSFNTLETLKNAQAARAWYLAQGGSEAELYRHFIAVSSNNAAAVAFGIREENIFPMWDWVGGRYSLWSAIGLPIALAIGMSNFKELLSGAYTMDQHFQTAPFEQNMPVLLALLGVWYGNFWGAQSHAILPYDHYLRNITKHLQQLDMESNGKSVRQDGTSVSTDTGPVIWGGVGCNGQHAYHQLLHQGTQLIPADFIVPIVSFNPVSDHHQWLYANCLSQSQALMLGKTLPEAEAELRDKGISEEEVRKLAPHKVIPGNRPSNTLVVERISPRRLGALVAMYEHKVFVQSVVWGINAFDQWGVELGKELGKGVYNRLVGSDETVADDASTQGLINYFRGRHRG, translated from the coding sequence ATGGCGTACTACCTCACTCCTCACGACGTTACCGCTCTGCCCGCCTGGCAAGCGTTGAAAGACCACCGCCAAGCCATGCAGGATTTCAGCATGCGCGAAGCCTTCAACGCCGATCCGCAGCGTTTCAATCAGTTCACCCTCAGCAGCTGCGGACTGTTTCTCGATTATTCGAAGAATTTGATCAACGCCGAGACCCGCAATCTGCTGGTGGGTCTGGCCAATGAAGTCGATCTGAAAGGCGCGATCAAAGCGCTGTTCGACGGCGAAATCGTCAACGCCTCTGAAGGCCGCCCGGCGCTGCACACTGCTCTGCGCCGCCCTGTCGGCGACAAGCTGTCGGTGAACGGCGTTAACGTGATGCCGGAAGTTCACAAGGTGTTGAACCAGATCACCGATCTGGTCGGCCGCATTCATGACGGTCTGTGGCGCGGTTACACCGAGAAGCCGATCACTGACGTGGTCAACATCGGCATCGGCGGCTCGTTCCTCGGCCCGGAGCTGGTCTCCGAAGCGCTGCTGTCGTACGCGCAGAAAGGCGTACGCTGCCACTATCTGGCGAACATCGATGGCAGTGAGTTCCACGAGCTGACGCAGAAGCTGCGCGCCGAAACCACGCTGTTCATCGTTTCGTCGAAATCGTTCAACACCCTCGAAACCCTGAAGAACGCTCAGGCGGCTCGTGCCTGGTACCTGGCACAGGGCGGTTCGGAAGCCGAGCTGTATCGTCACTTCATCGCGGTATCGAGTAACAACGCCGCCGCCGTAGCGTTCGGTATCCGCGAAGAAAACATTTTCCCGATGTGGGACTGGGTTGGCGGTCGTTACTCGCTGTGGTCGGCCATTGGTTTGCCAATCGCCCTGGCCATCGGCATGTCCAACTTCAAGGAACTGCTGTCCGGCGCCTACACCATGGACCAGCATTTCCAGACCGCGCCGTTCGAACAGAACATGCCGGTGCTGTTGGCGCTGCTCGGCGTCTGGTACGGCAACTTCTGGGGCGCGCAAAGCCACGCGATCCTGCCGTACGACCACTACCTGCGCAACATCACCAAGCACTTGCAACAGCTGGACATGGAATCCAACGGCAAGAGCGTGCGGCAGGACGGCACCTCGGTGTCGACCGATACTGGCCCGGTGATCTGGGGCGGTGTCGGCTGCAATGGTCAGCACGCTTACCACCAGTTGCTGCATCAAGGCACCCAACTGATCCCGGCCGACTTCATCGTGCCGATCGTCAGCTTCAACCCGGTGTCCGACCACCACCAGTGGCTGTACGCCAACTGCCTGTCGCAGAGCCAGGCCCTGATGCTCGGCAAGACGTTGCCGGAAGCCGAAGCCGAGTTGCGCGACAAAGGCATCAGCGAAGAAGAGGTGCGCAAGCTCGCGCCGCACAAGGTGATTCCGGGCAACCGTCCGAGCAACACCCTGGTGGTCGAACGCATCAGCCCGCGCCGTCTCGGCGCACTGGTGGCGATGTATGAACACAAAGTGTTCGTGCAGAGTGTGGTCTGGGGCATCAACGCCTTCGACCAGTGGGGCGTGGAGTTGGGCAAAGAGCTGGGCAAAGGCGTTTACAACCGTCTGGTCGGCAGCGACGAGACCGTTGCTGACGATGCGTCCACCCAAGGCCTGATCAACTACTTCCGCGGTCGTCACCGCGGGTGA
- the folK gene encoding 2-amino-4-hydroxy-6-hydroxymethyldihydropteridine diphosphokinase, with protein sequence MERIYIGMGSNLADPAEQLRSAIAALGQLPQTSLVGVSAFYQSDSLLPGQPRYTNAVAALDSALDPLELLNALQAIENDQGRERLQRWGPRTLDLDILLFGDRLIDEPRLKVPHYQMQERAFVLYPLAELAPADLRLADGRTLPALLAACPFVGLERLS encoded by the coding sequence ATGGAGCGTATCTACATCGGCATGGGCAGCAATCTCGCTGACCCCGCCGAACAATTGCGCAGCGCCATCGCGGCGCTGGGGCAATTGCCGCAGACCTCACTCGTCGGCGTTTCAGCCTTCTACCAAAGCGACTCGTTACTGCCGGGCCAGCCGCGTTACACCAACGCGGTCGCCGCGCTCGACAGCGCGCTCGACCCACTCGAATTGCTCAACGCCCTGCAAGCTATCGAAAACGACCAGGGTCGCGAGCGCCTGCAGCGCTGGGGACCGCGTACGCTGGATCTGGACATTCTGCTGTTCGGCGATCGCCTGATCGACGAGCCAAGGCTGAAAGTCCCGCATTATCAAATGCAGGAACGTGCGTTTGTCCTCTATCCCCTCGCAGAACTGGCTCCGGCAGACCTGCGTCTCGCGGACGGCCGCACCCTCCCCGCCCTGCTCGCCGCCTGCCCGTTCGTCGGCCTCGAACGCCTCTCCTGA
- the panC gene encoding pantoate--beta-alanine ligase: MNTVKTVRELRAAVARARSEGKRIGFVPTMGNLHSGHVALITKATQRVDFVVASIFVNPLQFGAGEDLDKYPRTLAADQEKLLEAGCSLLFAPTVEEMYPDGMAGQTRVSVPQLSEGLCGASRPGHFEGVATVVSKLFNMVQPDLAIFGQKDYQQLAVIRALVHDLNMPIQIIGEPTVRAADGLALSSRNGFLSEDQRAVAPVVYRALSNIAESIKQGERDYPGLIAAQLQVLEAAGLRPDYLEIRHGLTLRPATAEDRDLVILVAAFLGTTRLIDNLHLNLDSPV, encoded by the coding sequence ATGAACACCGTAAAAACCGTACGCGAACTGCGCGCCGCTGTTGCCCGCGCCCGCAGTGAAGGCAAGCGCATCGGCTTTGTGCCGACCATGGGCAACCTGCACAGCGGCCACGTCGCGCTGATCACCAAAGCCACGCAACGCGTCGATTTTGTGGTCGCGAGCATCTTCGTCAACCCGCTGCAATTCGGCGCCGGCGAAGACCTCGACAAGTACCCGCGCACCCTTGCCGCCGATCAGGAAAAGCTGCTCGAAGCCGGTTGTTCCCTGCTTTTCGCGCCAACTGTCGAGGAAATGTACCCCGACGGCATGGCCGGACAGACGCGGGTCAGCGTGCCGCAATTGTCCGAAGGCCTGTGCGGCGCCAGCCGTCCGGGTCACTTTGAAGGCGTGGCGACCGTGGTCAGCAAGCTCTTCAACATGGTCCAGCCGGACCTGGCAATTTTCGGGCAGAAGGATTACCAGCAACTGGCGGTGATCCGCGCGCTGGTGCATGACCTGAACATGCCGATCCAGATCATTGGCGAACCCACCGTGCGTGCGGCCGATGGCTTGGCGTTGTCGTCGCGCAACGGTTTTCTCAGCGAAGACCAGCGCGCCGTAGCGCCGGTGGTCTATCGCGCGCTGAGCAACATTGCCGAATCGATCAAACAGGGCGAACGCGATTATCCGGGATTGATCGCTGCGCAGTTGCAAGTGCTGGAAGCAGCGGGGCTGCGTCCGGACTATCTGGAAATCCGCCATGGCCTGACCTTGCGCCCGGCGACGGCCGAGGACCGTGATCTGGTGATTCTGGTTGCCGCATTCCTCGGCACCACGCGACTGATCGACAATCTGCACCTGAACCTCGATAGCCCGGTTTAA
- a CDS encoding polynucleotide adenylyltransferase PcnB — protein MLKKLFQSFRTPVRRTQHIRSTPEVLNSGQHSLQKTQFSRYAVNIVERLQGAGYQAYLVGGCVRDMLLGITPKDFDVATSATPEQVRAEFRNARIIGRRFKLVHIHFGREIIEVATFRANHPVNEDDEDSNQSSRNESGRILRDNVYGTLEEDAQRRDFTINALYYDPVSERILDYANGVHDIRNHLIRLIGDPKQRYQEDPVRMLRAVRFAAKLNFGIEKHTVQPIRELAPMLREIPSARLFEEVLKLFLSGHGAITFEMLVDLQLFAPLFPASADALEHNPEYTHTLISEALTNTDLRIKQNKPVTPAFLFAALLWPALPARVLRLQERGMPPIPAMQEGAHELIAEQCQRIAIPKRFTMPIREIWDMQERLPRRSGKRADLLLDNPRFRAGYDFLLLRESAGEETDGLGEWWTDYQDANESERRDMIRDLSGKGDDASGAPRKRRRSGGAKRKRAGAPSATGE, from the coding sequence ATGCTGAAGAAGCTGTTCCAGTCATTCCGAACTCCCGTGCGTCGTACGCAACACATCCGCAGCACCCCTGAAGTGCTCAACAGCGGCCAACATTCGCTGCAGAAAACGCAGTTCAGCCGCTATGCGGTGAATATCGTCGAACGTCTGCAAGGCGCCGGTTACCAGGCTTATCTGGTCGGCGGTTGCGTGCGCGACATGCTATTGGGCATCACCCCCAAGGACTTCGACGTCGCCACCAGCGCCACGCCCGAGCAAGTCCGTGCCGAATTTCGCAATGCGCGGATCATCGGTCGTCGCTTCAAACTGGTGCATATCCATTTCGGTCGCGAAATCATTGAAGTGGCGACCTTCCGCGCCAACCATCCGGTCAACGAAGACGACGAGGACAGCAATCAGTCGTCGCGTAACGAGAGCGGGCGGATTCTGCGCGACAACGTCTACGGCACTCTGGAAGAAGACGCGCAACGTCGCGACTTCACCATTAACGCCCTGTATTACGATCCGGTCAGCGAGCGCATTCTCGATTACGCCAATGGCGTCCACGACATCCGCAATCATCTGATCCGTCTGATCGGCGATCCGAAGCAGCGCTATCAGGAAGACCCGGTGCGCATGCTGCGGGCCGTGCGTTTCGCCGCCAAACTGAATTTCGGCATCGAGAAACATACGGTGCAGCCGATCCGTGAACTGGCGCCAATGCTGCGCGAGATTCCATCGGCGCGGCTTTTCGAAGAAGTGCTCAAGCTGTTCCTGTCCGGCCACGGCGCGATCACCTTCGAGATGCTGGTCGATCTGCAACTGTTCGCCCCGCTGTTCCCGGCCAGTGCCGACGCGCTGGAACACAACCCGGAATACACTCACACGCTGATCAGCGAAGCGCTGACCAACACCGACTTGCGCATCAAGCAGAACAAACCGGTGACCCCGGCGTTCCTGTTTGCCGCACTGTTGTGGCCTGCCCTGCCGGCCCGCGTGTTGCGCTTGCAGGAACGTGGCATGCCGCCGATTCCGGCAATGCAGGAAGGCGCCCACGAGCTGATCGCCGAACAGTGCCAGCGCATTGCGATTCCGAAGCGCTTCACCATGCCGATCCGCGAAATCTGGGACATGCAGGAACGCCTGCCCCGCCGCAGCGGCAAGCGCGCCGACCTGTTGCTGGACAACCCGCGTTTCCGCGCCGGTTACGACTTCCTGTTGCTGCGTGAAAGCGCCGGCGAAGAGACCGACGGCCTCGGCGAATGGTGGACCGACTACCAGGACGCCAACGAAAGCGAGCGCCGCGACATGATCCGCGACCTCAGCGGCAAGGGCGACGACGCCAGCGGCGCACCGCGCAAACGTCGCCGCAGCGGTGGTGCCAAGCGCAAGCGCGCCGGTGCCCCGAGCGCCACGGGCGAGTAA
- a CDS encoding oxygenase MpaB family protein translates to MEFIRSRIEQQLMSLTGLSLGQLDLENPKGDPGLFGPDSISWQVHGDFSSMLIGGISALLLQALHPLALAGVWDHSNFRQDMLGRLRRTSQFVSGTTFGARRDADWLIEKVRTIHLQVIGTAPDGRPYAASDPDLLTWVHVAEVSNFLAAHLRYRNPQLSAADQDRYFIEIAVVAERLGARNVPKSRQAVADYLQRMRPQLLCDERSREVLRLLLAAPAPSVLARPFGDLMMKAGIDLLPDWASDMLDARQSSLQRQLIRASVRRSAPILRWAMRNGSAQRAKRRMGLLR, encoded by the coding sequence ATGGAATTCATCCGCAGCCGTATTGAACAGCAACTCATGAGCCTGACCGGGCTGTCGCTCGGTCAGCTTGATCTGGAAAATCCCAAGGGCGATCCCGGCCTGTTTGGCCCCGACTCGATCAGTTGGCAGGTGCACGGCGACTTCAGCAGCATGTTGATCGGCGGCATCAGTGCGTTGTTGCTGCAAGCGCTGCATCCGCTGGCACTGGCTGGCGTGTGGGACCACTCGAATTTTCGTCAGGACATGCTCGGGCGCTTGCGCCGCACCAGTCAGTTCGTCTCCGGAACCACGTTTGGCGCTCGGCGGGATGCCGATTGGTTGATCGAGAAAGTTCGTACCATTCACCTGCAAGTGATCGGCACCGCGCCAGACGGCCGCCCTTATGCAGCCAGCGATCCGGACTTGTTGACCTGGGTGCATGTGGCCGAGGTCAGCAACTTCCTTGCAGCGCATTTGCGTTATCGCAATCCGCAGTTGTCGGCGGCGGATCAGGATCGTTATTTCATCGAAATCGCCGTGGTTGCCGAACGTTTGGGTGCCCGCAATGTGCCGAAATCGCGGCAAGCCGTGGCTGATTATCTGCAACGCATGCGCCCGCAATTGCTGTGCGACGAGCGCAGCCGTGAAGTGTTGCGCTTGTTGCTGGCGGCACCCGCACCCAGCGTTCTGGCGCGGCCGTTCGGCGATCTGATGATGAAGGCTGGCATCGATCTGCTGCCGGACTGGGCCAGTGACATGCTGGATGCTCGCCAGAGTTCGTTGCAACGCCAGTTGATTCGCGCCAGCGTCAGACGCAGCGCACCGATACTGCGCTGGGCGATGCGCAATGGCTCGGCGCAACGGGCCAAGCGGCGGATGGGGTTGCTTCGCTGA
- a CDS encoding class I SAM-dependent rRNA methyltransferase yields the protein MSSLNQALRAALDQRQDLLAELHHQGTDCYRLFHGSQEGAGGLTIDRYGPQLLVQSFHQTLERDDLLQLHAMVNQTLGFESLLVYNDRSRGNSRIDREDSVYKADDAALGDLVGHEWGLNYRVRGRHAGQDPLLFLDLRNTRGWVKDHAKGKSVLNLFAYTCGVGLSAAAGGASEVCNLDFAEGNLAVGRENGLLNPQLPEMKFIQSDYFPAIRQLAGLPISQRRGQKLPSYQRLEQRQYDLVLLDPPAWAKSAFGTVDLLRDYQSLLKPALLTTADDGVLICCNNLAKVSMDDWREQVLRCAEKAGRPVREWSVMTPGADFPSMDQQPPLKTLILQL from the coding sequence ATGTCTTCCCTGAATCAGGCGCTGCGCGCCGCCCTCGATCAACGCCAGGACTTGCTCGCTGAGCTGCACCACCAAGGCACCGATTGCTATCGACTGTTTCACGGCAGCCAGGAAGGCGCCGGCGGTTTGACCATCGACCGCTACGGCCCGCAATTGCTGGTGCAAAGCTTTCACCAGACGCTGGAACGTGACGATCTGCTGCAACTGCACGCGATGGTCAACCAGACGCTGGGGTTCGAATCGCTGCTGGTCTACAACGATCGCTCCCGTGGCAATTCGCGCATCGACCGCGAGGACAGCGTCTACAAAGCCGACGACGCTGCGCTGGGAGATCTGGTCGGTCACGAATGGGGCCTGAACTACCGTGTCCGCGGTCGCCATGCCGGACAGGATCCTTTGTTGTTTCTCGACCTGCGTAACACCCGCGGCTGGGTCAAGGATCACGCTAAAGGCAAAAGCGTGCTCAATCTGTTCGCCTACACCTGCGGCGTTGGCCTCAGTGCTGCGGCCGGCGGCGCCAGTGAAGTGTGCAATCTGGATTTCGCTGAAGGCAATCTGGCGGTTGGTCGCGAAAACGGTTTGCTCAACCCGCAATTGCCCGAAATGAAATTTATCCAGTCCGATTACTTCCCGGCGATCCGCCAACTCGCCGGCCTGCCGATCAGCCAGCGGCGCGGGCAGAAACTGCCGAGCTATCAGCGTCTGGAACAGCGTCAATACGATCTGGTTTTGCTTGATCCCCCAGCGTGGGCCAAAAGCGCCTTCGGTACCGTCGACCTGCTGCGCGATTATCAGAGCCTGCTCAAACCGGCCTTGCTGACCACCGCCGACGATGGCGTGCTGATCTGCTGCAACAACCTGGCGAAAGTCAGCATGGACGACTGGCGCGAGCAGGTTCTGCGTTGCGCCGAGAAGGCCGGGCGGCCGGTGCGCGAGTGGAGCGTGATGACCCCGGGCGCGGATTTCCCGTCCATGGACCAGCAACCGCCGCTGAAAACGCTAATCCTGCAACTTTGA